One Mugil cephalus isolate CIBA_MC_2020 chromosome 12, CIBA_Mcephalus_1.1, whole genome shotgun sequence DNA segment encodes these proteins:
- the LOC125017764 gene encoding olfactory receptor-like protein OLF4, translated as MTNNSSVNPYYFQFTTFADYGALKYLFFILCLLFYMSIICANVGIITIVYQEKSLHQPMYIFICCLSVNALYGSAAFFPRFLTDILSDTHWISRPSCFVQMYFIYLYVSCDLKFVSAMAYDRYIAICQPLHYHAKMTPGIVRGLIVVIVVMSICHCVVGVLFVARLTLCGYKLERTFCSNWPVVKLTCGNNIKDNQIYGQVFTVLSLIPLFFVMYTYLRILIVCMTSSREFRWKAFQTCLPHTTSFLAMIFSLFFEQSYSRYKTDDANPAIEIFSSLLYVALPPIFNPLIYGLKMPQIRAVIVLKSASCIRTLKVNMHIVSR; from the coding sequence ATGACAAACAACAGTAGTGTGAATccttattattttcagttcacaACGTTTGCAGACTATGGGGCCCTCAAATATCTCTTCTTCATTCTATGTCTGTTGTTTTACATGAGTATAATCTGTGCTAATGTTGGTATAATTACGATAGTCTACCAGGAGAAGTCTCTGCATCAGCCCATGTatattttcatctgctgtctgtctgttaaCGCTCTGTATGGCTCAGCCGCATTCTTTCCCAGGTTTCTGACAGATATTCTGTCTGACACTCATTGGATCTCACGTCCGAGTTGTTTCGTtcagatgtattttatttacctgTATGTTTCATGTGATCTTAAATTTGTCTCCGCCATGGCCTATGACAGATATATTGCTATTTGCCAGCCTTTGCACTATCACGCTAAAATGACACCTGGGATAGTACGAGGTCTGATAGTAGTTATTGTTGTCATGTCTATATGTCATTGTGTGGTTGGTGTCCTCTTTGTTGCTCGTTTAACTTTGTGTGGATACAAGCTGGAAAGGACTTTCTGCTCTAACTGGCCTGTGGTAAAGCTCACGTGTGGTAACAACATTAAGGATAACCAGATTTACGGTCAGGTATTTACAGTCCTGTCCCTTATCCCCCTGTTCTTTGTCATGTACACCTACCTGCGCATTCTGATTGTCTGCATGACAAGCTCCCGTGAATTCAGATGGAAAGCGTTTCAAACCTGTCTGCCTCACACTACATCATTTTTGGCGAtgatcttctctctcttctttgaACAATCATATAGTCGTTATAAGACTGATGACGCGAATCCAGCCATTGAaattttttcatctttgttaTATGTGGCCCTTCCTCCCATTTTTAATCCTCTGATTTATGGACTAAAAATGCCACAAATCAGAGCAGTGATTGTTTTGAAGAGTGCGTCCTGCATTCGAACGCTAAAAGTCAACATGCACATTGTTAGCAGATGA
- the LOC125017197 gene encoding olfactory receptor 6N2-like, translating into MQNNSSLNTYYFQLTLYADFTPLNGLFFILCLLFYMTIICTNVGIILIVYQEKSLHQPMYIFICCLSVNALFGTAGFFPRFLVDILSDTHWISRPSCFIQMYVIYMYATCELSILSIMAYDRYIAICQPLYYHSKITLNTVLHLIIFALSYPAFACCLGLCLTAQLPLCGNKLHRLFCSNWPVVKLSCVDVTLINLTGLLVIIPTIFIPLFFVLYTYLRILLVCRRSSATDRGKALQTCLPHTVSFVTFSLSFFCELSLARYETVKMSPGIILVLSIVHLVIPPINNPVVYGLKLPQIKALIFMKVRKVRPAFKL; encoded by the coding sequence ATGCAGAACAACAGCAGCCTGAACACTTATTATTTTCAGCTGACACTGTATGCAGACTTCACCCCCCTCAATGGTCTTTTCTTCATtctgtgtctgttgttttaCATGACTATAATCTGCACTAATGTTGGTATAATTCTAATAGTCTACCAGGAGAAGTCTCTGCATCAGCCCATGTatattttcatctgctgtctgtctgttaaCGCTCTGTTCGGCACGGCCGGATTCTTTCCCAGGTTTCTGGTGGATATTCTGTCTGACACTCATTGGATTTCCCGCCCGTcttgtttcattcaaatgtatGTCATTTACATGTATGCAACGTGTGAGCTAAGTATTCTCAGCATTATGGCCTATGATAGATATATTGCTATTTGCCAGCCTTTATACTATCACagtaaaattactttaaatacaGTGTTACATCTAATAATATTTGCCCTGTCTTATCCTGCTTTTGCATGTTGCCTTGGTCTCTGTCTTACAGCTCAGTTACCCTTGTGTGGAAACAAACTGCACAGGCTGTTCTGTTCTAACTGGCCTGTAGTCAAACTTTCCTGCGTTGATGTAACTCTAATCAACCTAACAGGTCTGTTAGTTATAATACCAACCATTTTTATCCCCCTGTTCTTTGTCCTGTACACCTACCTGCGTATTCTGCTTGTCTGCAGGAGAAGCTCGGCCACAGACAGAGGAAAAGCTCTGCAAACCTGTCTGCCTCACACTGTGTCAtttgtgactttttctttgtcattcttCTGTGAACTGTCACTCGCTCGTTACGAGACGGTTAAAATGAGTCCAGGCATCATACTTGTTTTATCTATAGTGCATTTGGTCATTCCTCCCATTAACAACCCTGTTGTTTACGGACTGAAACTACCACAAATCAAAGCACTGATCTTCATGAAGGTACGCAAGGTGCGCCCTGCATTCAAACTTTAA
- the LOC125017808 gene encoding olfactory receptor 11A1-like, which produces MDGKLNITYITLDGYVDVSKYRYLYFVIMFISFILIICFNCTIVCIIVSHKNLHEPMYIFIAALLMNSALFSTMLYPKLLIDMLSEKQMITYQTCLFQWFVTYSLGISEYFLLSAMSYDRYVSICKPLQYPMIMRKTTVSMFLVLSWLLPACQITVPVMLSANAKLCHFTFKGISCNSTVYKLHCVTSRLLHIYGLVALVNTIILPVLFILFTYTRIFVITYRSCREVRKKAAQTCLPHLLVLIHFSCLSVFDVLMVRMENNFPQIVRLIIGLQILLCHPLFNPIIYGLKMKEIHKHIRSLFSKVM; this is translated from the coding sequence ATGGATggcaaattaaatataacatatatCACTCTTGATGGGTATGTGGATGTGAGCAAGTACagatatctttattttgtgatcatgtttatATCCTTTATTCTCATAATTTGCTTTAATTGTACGATTGTGTGTATCATAGTGTCTCATAAAAACCTCCATGAGCCTATGTACATTTTCATTGCAGCTTTGTTAATGAATTCTGCTCTTTTCAGCACCATGCTCTACCCAAAGCTTCTGATTGACATGTTATCTGAAAAGCAAATGATAACTTATCAAACCTGTCTCTTTCAGTGGTTTGTAACTTACTCTTTGGGAATTTCTgagtattttcttttgtctgccatgtccTATGACAGATATGTATCCATATGTAAACCTCTGCAATATCCAATGATCATGAGAAAAACGACTGTCAGcatgtttcttgttttatcttGGCTTCTGCCTGCTTGTCAGATTACAGTGCCTGTTATGCTGAGTGCTAATGCcaaactgtgtcattttactttCAAAGGAATAAGTTGCAACAGCACAGTTTACAAGCTCCACTGTGTCACTTCCAGGTTATTGCATATATATGGCTTGGTGGCTCTGGTAAATACTATAATTCTTCCTGTACTATTCATACTTTTCACATATACCAGAATATTTGTGATAACCTATCGAAGTTGTAGAGAAGTGAggaaaaaagctgcacagaccTGTTTACCTCACCTGTTGGTTttaattcacttctcctgtttgagtgtttttgatGTGCTTATGGTTCGGATGGAAAACAATTTCCCCCAGATTGTACGTTTAATAATAGGATTACAAATACTTTTGTGTCATCCTCTCTTTAATCCAATTATATATGgacttaaaatgaaagaaattcatAAACATATCAGGAGCTTGTTCAGCAAAGTGATGTAA
- the LOC125017199 gene encoding olfactory receptor 10A6-like, which yields MLDRTPTRDFTVLLGYFNTYMGNDSVTWRVTHKNLHEPMYIFIAALLINSALFSTMLYPKLLIDMLSEKQMITYQTCLFQWFVTYSLGGSEYYLLSAMSYDRYVSICKPLQYPMIMRKTTVSMFLVLAWLLPACQITVPVMLSANAKLCNFTFKGISCNSTVYKLHCVSSRLLHIYGLVALANGVLLPVLFILFTYIRIFVITYRSCREVRKKAAQTCLPHLLVLIHFS from the exons ATGCTGGACCGCACCCCAACTAGGGACTTCACCGTCCTGCTGGGGTACTTCAACACTTATATGGGCAATGACAGCGTGACCTGGAGGG TGACTCATAAAAACCTCCATGAGCCTATGTACATTTTCATTGCAGCTTTGTTAATTAACTCTGCTCTTTTCAGCACCATGCTCTACCCAAAGCTTCTGATTGACATGttatctgaaaaacaaatgataacTTATCAAACCTGCCTCTTTCAGTGGTTTGTAACTTACTCTTTGGGAGGTTCAGAGTATTATCTGTTGTCTGCCATGTCCTATGACAGATATGTATCCATATGTAAACCTCTGCAATATCCAATGATCATGAGAAAAACGACTGTCAGTATGTTTCTTGTTTTAGCTTGGCTTCTGCCTGCTTGTCAGATTACAGTGCCTGTTATGCTGAGTGCTAATGCCAAACTGTGTAATTTTACTTTCAAAGGAATAAGTTGCAACAGCACAGTTTACAAGCTCCACTGTGTCTCTTCCAGGTTATTGCATATATATGGCTTAGTGGCTTTGGCAAATGGTGTACTTCTTCCTGTGCTATTCATACTTTTTACATACATTAGGATTTTTGTGATAACCTATCGAAGTTGTAGAGAAGTCAggaaaaaagctgcacagaccTGTTTACCTCACCTGCTGGTTTTAATTCACTTCTCCTGA
- the LOC125017200 gene encoding olfactory receptor 6B2-like — protein sequence MTNNSSVNPYYFQFTTFADYGALKYLFFILCLLFYMSIICANVGIITIVYQEKSLHQPMYIFICCLSVNALYGSAAFFPRFLTDILSDTHWISRPSCFIQMYFIYLCVLCDFKFISIMAYDRYIAICQPLYYHSKMTPGIVRGLIILTVTSSLFECLCSVFFVAHLTLCGYKLERTFCSNWSVVKLKCGNNYQYDHIVGQVIIILLSTGIPFFVMYTYLRILIVCMKSSREFRWKAFETCLPHVTSFLAMIFSLYFEQSYSRNKPDNMNPTIEVFSSFVYVALPPIINPLIYGWKMPQIRAVIVVKSASCIRMLKVNMHIVSR from the coding sequence ATGACAAACAACAGTAGTGTGAATccttattattttcagttcacaACGTTTGCAGACTATGGGGCCCTCAAATATCTTTTCTTCATACTATGTCTGTTGTTTTATATGAGTATAATCTGTGCTAATGTTGGTATAATTACGATAGTCTACCAGGAGAAGTCTCTGCATCAGCCCATGTatattttcatctgctgtctgtctgttaaCGCTCTGTATGGCTCAGCCGCATTCTTTCCCAGGTTTCTGACAGATATTCTGTCTGACACTCATTGGATCTCACGTCCGAGTTGTTTCATTCAGATGTATTTTATCTacctgtgtgttttatgtgattttaaATTTATCTCCATCATGGCCTATGACAGATATATTGCTATTTGCCAGCCTTTATACTATCACAGTAAAATGACACCTGGGATAGTACGAGGTCTGATAATACTTACTGTTACCTCTtctttatttgaatgtttatgTAGTGTCTTCTTTGTTGCTCATTTAACTTTGTGTGGATACAAGCTGGAAAGGACTTTCTGCTCTAACTGGTCTGTGGTAAAGCTCAAGTGTGGTAACAACTATCAGTACGACCACATAGTGGGTCAGGTGATCATAATATTGTTGTCCACTGGCATCCCGTTCTTTGTCATGTACACCTACCTGCGCATTCTGATTGTCTGCATGAAAAGTTCGCGTGAATTCAGGTGGAAGGCGTTTGAAACCTGTCTGCCTCATGTTACATCATTTTTGGCGATGATCTTCTCTCTCTACTTTGAACAATCATATAGTCGTAATAAGCCTGATAACATGAATCCAACCATTGAAGTTTTTTCATCGTTTGTATATGTGGCCCTTCCTCCCATTATTAATCCTCTGATTTATGGATGGAAAATGCCACAAATCAGAGCAGTGATTGTTGTGAAGAGTGCGTCCTGCATTCGAATGTTAAAAGTCAACATGCACATTGTTAGCAGATGA
- the LOC125018000 gene encoding olfactory receptor 6N2-like, with the protein MDGILNITYITLDGYVDVDKYRYLYFVIMFMSFILIICFNSTIVWIIAIHKNLHEPMYIFIAALLINSALFSIVIYPKLLINILSEKQVITYQACLIQWFVNYSFAGSEYFLLSAMSYDRYVSICKPLQYPMIMRKTTVSMLLVLCWLLPACVIILPVVMSTNTKVCIFALKGISCNSFVFKLQCVTSQLVHIYGLLGGIVIIICPVLFILFTYIRIFVITYQSCREVRKKAAQTCLPHLLVLFHFSSLSAFDVLLARTEVKFPELVRLIIALQTILFHPLFNPVIYGLKMKEIYKHIKSLFSKKV; encoded by the coding sequence ATGGATGGcatattaaatataacatatatCACTCTTGATGGGTATGTAGATGTGGACAAGTACagatatctttattttgttatcatgtttatgtcatttattCTCATAATTTGCTTTAATTCTACGATTGTGTGGATTATAGCGATTCATAAAAACCTCCATGAGCCTATGTACATTTTCATTGCAGCTTTGTTAATCAACTCTGCTCTCTTCAGCATTGTGATCTATCCAAAGCTTCTGATTAACATATTATCAGAAAAACAGGTCATAACTTACCAAGCCTGTCTAATTCAGTGGTTTGTAAATTACTCTTTTGCAGGTTCAGAGTATTTTCTTCTGTCTGCCATGTCCTATGACAGATATGTATCTATATGTAAACCTCTGCAATATCCAATGATCATGAGAAAAACGACTGTCAGTATGCTTCTTGTTTTATGTTGGCTTCTGCCCGCTTGTGTGATTATACTGCCTGTTGTGATGAGTACTAATACCAAAGTCTGTATTTTTGCTCTAAAAGGAATAAGTTGTAACAGCTTTGTTTTCAAACTCCAGTGTGTCACTTCCCAATTAGTACATATATATGGCTTGTTAGGTGGGATAGTGATTATAATTTGTCCTGTACTATTCATACTTTTTACATACATTAGGATATTTGTGATAACCTATCAAAGTTGTAGAGAAGTCAggaaaaaagctgcacagaccTGTTTACCTCACCTGctggttttatttcacttctcctctttgaGTGCTTTTGATGTACTTCTGGCTCGGACAGAAGTAAAATTTCCAGAACTTGTACGTTTAATTATAGCATTGCAAACTATTTTGTTTCATCCTCTTTTTAATCCAGTTATATatggactgaaaatgaaagaaatttaTAAACATATCAAGAGCTTGTTCAGCAAAAAGGTGTAA
- the LOC125017841 gene encoding olfactory receptor 142-like — protein sequence MDNKLNVTYITIGGYVELNKYRYLYFVIMFTAYILILCTNSTLVYLICIHKNLHEPMYVFIAALLINSVLYSTAIYPKLLTDVLSEIQIISYSGCLFQWYFYYSLGASEFLLLAAMSYDRYVSICKPLQYPTIMSRNTVCILLALAWCLPAFQFAVQFLLNFNKKICDYTFKGIICNSTLFKLHCVRSSVQNIFGLVIFVNVLPLPLLFILFTYTRLFIIAYQSSREVQRKAAQTCLPHLMVLMSFSFLGSFDALLLRMETDFPQIVHFIMSLQTIIYHPLFNPIIYGLKMKEIYKHLKKLFVKMV from the coding sequence ATGGATAATAAACTAAATGTAACATATATAACCATTGGTGGGTATGTGGAACTTAACAAGTACagatatctttattttgtgatcatgtttacAGCATATATTCTGATACTCTGCACTAATTCTACTCTTGTGTATCTTATCTGCATTCATAAAAACCTGCATGAGcctatgtatgtttttattgcagctttgtTGATCAACTCTGTTCTTTACAGCACCGCGATCTACCCAAAGCTTCTGACTGATGTTTTATCTGAGATACAGATCATCTCATATTCAGGCTGTCTCTTTCAGTGGTACTTTTATTATTCTTTAGGTGCTTCCGAGTTCTTGCTGTTGGCAGCCATGTCCTATGACAGATACGTGTCTATATGTAAACCTCTGCAATATCCAACTATTatgagcagaaacacagtgTGCATACTGCTGGCTTTAGCTTGGTGTCTGCCTGCCTTTCAGTTTGCTGTGCAATTCCTGCtgaattttaacaaaaaaatctgtgactATACTTTCAAAGGAATCATTTGTAATAGCACGCTTTTTAAACTCCACTGTGTGAGATCAAGTGTGCAAAACATATTTGGCTTGgttatttttgtgaatgttttgcCTCTCCCACTGCTCTTCATTCTTTTCACATACACCAGATTATTTATAATAGCTTATCAGAGTTCTAGAGAAGTCCAGAGAAAGGCTGCACAGACCTGTTTACCGCACCTGATGGTTTTAATGAGCTTTTCATTTTTGGGTTCTTTTGATGCACTTTTACTGCGAAtggaaacagattttccccaaATTGTACATTTTATAATGTCATTACAGACCATAATTTACCATCCTCTTTTTAATCCAATAATATATGggctgaaaatgaaagagatcTATAAACACCTTAAGAAGTTGTTTGTTAAAATGGTTTAG
- the LOC125017193 gene encoding olfactory receptor 10A6-like, which produces MDGKLNITYITLDGYVDVDKYRYLYFVIMFMSFILIICFNSTIVWIIAIHKNLHEPMYIFIAALLINSALFSIVIYPKLLINILSEKQVITYQACLFQWFVNYSFAGSEYFLLSAMSYDRYVSICKPLQYPMIMRKMTVSMLLVLCWLLPACQTTVPVVMSANTNLCIFALKGISCNSFVFKLQCVTSRLVHIYGLVGMIAVIICPVLFICFTYTRIFVITYRSCREVRKKAAQTCLPHLLVLFHFSSLSAFDILLARTEVKFPELIRLIIALQAILFHPLFNPVIYGLKMKEIHKHIKSLFSRNV; this is translated from the coding sequence ATGGATggcaaattaaatataacatatatCACTCTTGATGGGTATGTAGATGTGGACAAGTACagatatctttattttgttatcatgtttatgtcatttattCTCATAATTTGCTTTAATTCTACGATTGTGTGGATCATAGCGATTCATAAAAACCTCCATGAGCCTATGTACATTTTCATTGCAGCTTTGTTAATCAACTCTGCTCTTTTCAGCATTGTGATCTACCCAAAGCTTCTGATTAACATATTATCAGAAAAACAGGTCATAACTTACCAAGCCTGTCTCTTTCAGTGGTTTGTAAATTACTCTTTTGCAGGTTCAgagtattttcttttgtctgccatgtccTATGACAGATATGTATCTATATGTAAACCTCTGCAATATCCGATGATCATGAGAAAAATGACTGTCAGTATGCTTCTTGTTTTATGTTGGCTTCTGCCCGCTTGTCAGACAACAGTGCCTGTTGTGATGAGTGCTAATACCAATCTCTGTATTTTTGCTCTAAAAGGAATAAGTTGTAACAGCTTTGTTTTCAAACTCCAGTGTGTCACTTCCCGATTAGTACATATATATGGCTTGGTAGGTATGATAGCGGTTATAATTTGTCCTGTGCTTTTCATATGTTTTACATACACCAGGATATTTGTGATAACCTATCGAAGTTGTAGAGAAGTCAggaaaaaagctgcacagaccTGTTTACCTCACCTGctggttttatttcacttctcctctttgaGTGCTTTTGATATACTTCTGGCTCGGACGGAAGTAAAATTTCCAGAACTCATACGTCTAATTATAGCATTGCAAGCAATTTTGTTTCACCCTCTTTTTAATCCAGTTATATatggactgaaaatgaaagaaattcatAAACATATCAAGAGCTTGTTCAgcagaaatgtgtaa
- the LOC125017195 gene encoding olfactory receptor 6N2-like, translating into MDGILNITYITLDGYVDVDKYRYLYFVIMFMSFILIICFNSTIVWIIAIHKNLHEPMYIFIAALLINSALLSIVIYPNLLINILSEKQVITYQACLIQWFVTYSFAGSEYFLLSAMSYDRYVSICKPLQYPMIMRKTTVSIFLVLCWLLPACLIILPVVMSANTKLCIFALKGISCNSFVLNLQCVTSRLVHIYGLVGMIAVIICPVLFILFTYTRIFVITYRSCREVRKKAAQTCLPHLLVLFHFSSLSVFDILLARTEVTFPEIIRLIIVLQSILFHPLFNPVIYGLKMKEIHKHIKSLFSKNV; encoded by the coding sequence ATGGATGGcatattaaatataacatatatCACTCTTGATGGGTATGTAGATGTGGACAAGTATagatatctttattttgtgatcatgtttatgtcatttattCTCATAATTTGCTTTAATTCTACGATTGTGTGGATTATAGCGATTCATAAAAACCTCCATGAGcctatgtacatttttattgcagctttgtTAATCAACTCTGCTCTTCTCAGCATTGTGATCTACCCAAATCTTCTGATTAACATATTATCAGAAAAACAGGTCATAACTTACCAAGCCTGTCTCATTCAGTGGTTTGTAACTTACTCTTTTGCAGGTTCAgagtattttcttttgtctgccatgtccTATGACAGATATGTGTCTATATGTAAACCTCTGCAATATCCAATGATCATGAGAAAAACGACTGTCAgtatatttcttgttttatgttgGCTTCTGCCCGCTTGTCTGATTATACTACCTGTTGTGATGAGTGCTAATACCAAACTCTGTATTTTTGCTCTAAAAGGAATAAGTTGTaacagctttgttttaaatCTCCAGTGTGTCACTTCCAGATTAGTACATATATATGGCTTGGTAGGTATGATAGCCGTTATAATTTGTCCTGTGCTTTTCATACTTTTCACATACACCAGAATATTTGTGATAACCTATCGAAGTTGTAGAGAAGTCAggaaaaaagctgcacagaccTGTTTACCTCACCTGctggttttatttcacttctcctctttgaGTGTTTTTGATATACTTCTGGCTCGGACAGAAGTAACATTTCCAGAAATCATACGTTTAATTATAGTATTGCAATCTATTTTGTTTCATCCTCTTTTTAATCCAGTTATATATGgacttaaaatgaaagaaattcatAAACATATCAAGAGCTTGTTCAGCAAAAACGTGTGA